Genomic segment of Paenibacillus polymyxa:
CGCAAAATCGGTTCCCCTTCACGCACGATATCCTTCGTGAGAAGCATGTCCATCGATTGATTACTCATTCGTCAGCCTCGATTCATTTAAATAAATATACTTTCATGTTATTCTTCAAAAGTTAGGGAGTTCCCAATATTCCTACAAGTTTTATCCCATAAATTATATCTATTCATGAAATGAATTGTCAAAATGAAGCGGTATTTAAGCCATTAAATATTCATTGCCTTAATGGTTTATCTAATTAACAATTATACTGATGCTCTATATATCCTTAAACGAAAAACCCCCTTAACCAATGAAGTGGTCAGGAGATTTTTTGCCGTTATCATACCTTTGAAATTAATCTACGTATCTTTTCTTACTATTAAGATGGCTGCTCCAACGCACTTGGAGCTTCACTAAACAGCTGCGCCTTTGGATTCGGCTGTGTCCAGGTATTATAATATTGCGAGTTCTTGCCGTAGGAGTTGTCAATGACAACGTGCGGCATATCAAGCAGACAGGCCAGAATGTGACCATGCAGCCGTGAAGTGCGAACCTCTCGATAAGAGCTGAACAGCGTAACCGCTTTGTTCATGAGATGGTCTGTATACTTGTACCAGAATGTACGCGTAGGCAACGGGCCACCAATTTTCTTATCCAGTCGATAAAACTTCTGGAAATAGACAATTCCCTTCACTTCCAGCGGAGTGAACAAAGTATCCCAGTCCAGCCGGTGAGCGGCATCTGCCTCGTCATCGAACTTCTTTTGTCCACCCACCGTTTCAATATCAGTCCGCAGGAAATACAATACATCCTTCACGGTTTCCGTAGTCGGCTTCAATGGCCAGAGCTGGTGTGCCATATCAGGACATAGTGTGATACTGCACTGGTTCAGCTTGTCCTTAGCCCACTGATAAGAGCGAGTATCCCGCACAAACATATGTAGATCCGGATGAGCATTGAACAAGGCAGCGACTTCATTAGCCTTCTGTTCAGATTGAAAGTGGATCGTCTGCGGCATAATCACAATTCGGTGGTTAGGGAAATCGCGAACGATGCGTTCTCGCAAATTTTGGTGATTTGAATAGAGATCGCCGAAGTTGCCGCCGCCGTGGCACACGATAATCCAGTCACCCGGAATTTGGAGCCGATCGGGAATATCCATAGCGCTATAACGGGCACGGACACGTATGCCATTATCCTTGAAGAACGCTTCAGTGCCTTTCATGATGAGTACATCCCCACCGTTATTATAGACGGGATAATCGACATAAATGATATTCGAACCTTGGGGGACTACGTCGAGAATGACGCTCAGCTTATTTTTCAGTTTAGCCATGGGATGCAAATTCGGCATCTTTCAGTTCTCCCTTCCTGCGCTTCTTTTGTATAGTCTGAATGACAAATGTAATATCATTTTTATCAAAAATGATCCGTGATAGCGGAACATTGAAAAACATCGGGAATGAGAACAGTGAGAACGCCAATCGTACACAAGCGCCCACAAGCAAAGCAATCGCAATGCCGTCCAGACCGAAGATCGGTGTACAAATAAAAAATAGACCGACGGTGATCGCATAGGCTACAATTTGCCGGAACAATACCAGTCCCGGACGTCCCAGCGCGTTAAAGGCCGAAGCCAGAATCCATGAGCCGCCACCAATGATACATTCCAGTGACAGCAGATAGAACGTTAGCGATGCTTCCAGGAAAGCGGGGCCGTACAGCAAACCCAGCATGTATCGTCCAATGAAGAGAGCAGGCACAATGACGATTAGCATCGCAGCCATAGAGATGCGAAAAGCACGTCCTACCGTTTCGACAATCTTGCTATGCTCCATCCCCGTCACTTTTGGAAAGGTAACGTTAGTGACGGCATTTTGCACCACATTGAACACACGAGACAAGGCGTAGACGACAGAGTACAGGCCGAACGCTTTGGGTGATAGCAGCGCCACTATAACGATTTTGTCCGTTTGTGTGGACAGCGTCCCCATCAGCTCCATCCCGTAAACCCTCGCTCCATAGCTATAATAAGGACGAAGCACTTGGCGGCTGGTAAATGGACGGAAAGCACGCACATTCATATACTTGCGCAAACGGAGGAACGCCCACACTAGTGCAAGGAAACTCGCGGCAAAATTCACTGCCCCAGCCAGCTGCACATTGAGCAAGCCCATCAGCCACAGTGTCACCAGACCGATGAAATTCAGTAACGGGTAGTAAAACAACAGACCATTATATACGCTAAACCGATCCAGTCCTTGCGACAATGCTGTCGTCAGCGCTGTAAGCACTGCCAGTGGTATGGCTGCCGCACAATAAAGCTGGGACAGTTGGATGATGTCCGCACCATAACCATTCAGCCACAGCGGCATGCATATCCAGGCCACAGCCCCTGCCAACAAGCTGGCAGGCAACTGAATCCAGAGCGACAACGCCAGCAGTTCTTCCGTCGTGCCTGTTTTCTTCTTGATGTTGTAAATTAACGACGTTGGTAATCCGAAGCTCAACACACTGCCGATCAGCGTAGGCCAGAACAGAACTGCCGCCAGTTCTCCTTTCCCCTCTACTCCGAGCATACGTGCGGTCAGGATGGAAGTCAGGGTCGTGACGATTAGCACAAAAAAATTGTTAAAGCTCGTGCGCATGATCGTTTTAGCGAGACTGTCACCCGTGAATACTTTCCTTGCTGCTGTCCATGTGCTCATGTTACGTCCAACTCCTGTTCCTTATTAAGCCTCTCGTCTCTATGCTCAATCGCGTCTTATGACGCACCTCCATCAGCCTACCGTTTTTTTGGAATTACGTTCAGGCAACTGTCCCCCGCCAACAGGCTCCTTCGGACTTGAAAAGATCGCTTTCAGCGCTCTTCTATAGCCTTGAATGGCAGTATGATTTTTCTTGGGCTTTTCTCTCAAAATCTGATACAACGTCGTCCAGTATAGTGCTGCATAACCGATCGGCCCAGATCCCTCTTCACGCAGGAGATGAATATGATTCATCACCCGCATATAAGTAACCTGCTCCATATTGTCGCGTGAGGACGGCGATTCGTGATGAAGCAGCGTAAGCGCCGGGTTAATGTACAATGGGCCGCTTTTCATCGCGATGCGCGAAAGTAACAAATCCTCGCCTACGCTATAGCTTTGCAACCAAGATACCGGCTCCAGACCGCGAATCGCTTCACGACGAAATGACATATTACAGCCATGGAAAAACTGGGTTCTAAACGTCTTCTTGGCCTTATGCCAGTTATACATCGAGCCGGACTGACCGCTGAGGGATAGCCTTCCTTTGGACAAAGACTGCTGGAATGACAGCAAGCATCGAATTGTTCCCATGAAGCTGTTACTCATTCCCTGTGCGATACCGCCGACACCAGCGGCCTGCGGGTAAGCCTCATAGGTACGCATCAACTCATTCAAGTAGTTGCTCGGCAGCTCAACGTCATCGTCAAGGAACAAAATGATGTCACCCTGCGCAAGTTCAGCTGTCTTTACACGAGATAACCATAATCCCGGCTGCTCCTTGCGATGATATCGGTAGGTAATTCCCGCTCTGCCTAACTGACGCTCATAACGTTCCAGCACATGCTTTGGCAGTTCTCCGTCGTCAATAATCCATAGCTCGGTTTCACATGCCTCCGGTGCTCCCCCGATGGCAATTGAATTGATGCATCGGGTCAGATCATCAACCCGATTTCGGGTGCACAGAGCAATGGACAAGCTTAACATCATACTCCCCCTTTATCCTGTCAATGTGTATAAAACGGATTACTGAACCGCCGGGCCTAAATATTCGTTATATTTTTGCTTGCGCGGGTTCAGAATGAACAACACCCCCTGCTTGTATCCATCTGCGGCATTAAAATTACGACGCAGCGTTTCTTTGAGCATCAAGTAGGATAAGGTCCATAAAAGGGCTCCATACTGAATCACTCCAGCCTTTTTCAAGGCAAGAAAATAATAGTGGTTAATCGCTGTTGCCTTGGCTACTTTGCCCGCCTTATCGCGCGAGCTTGGAGATTCATGATGAATGATGGTTAAGTCAGGATTGATAACTAATTTGCCGTAACGGCTCGCCAACTGGCACATGTACAAATCGTCAGCCACGGCATAACTGGTCATCCACGGATACGGCTTCATGTCCCGAAGCGCATCCCTCCGAAATGACATATTGCAGCCATGGAAAAATTCTGTATCGAAAACCTCCGTTGCTTCGCCCCAACGCAGCAAAGAACCTGCCAGACTACTAGGCGAGAGCTTGCCGAGGGATGAAGACATCTGAAATGTCAAAACGCCCAGCAGCTTTCCTGCCCGGCTCGAATGTAATCCCTTTGCAATCCCTCCAACACCCACAATCGTTTCATCCTGATCATAGGTATCGAGCAAGCGCCGGATATAGAGTTTATCGTCCAGTTCTGCATCATCGTCAAAATACAGCACAATATCATACCGCACAAGGGACAAGGCCTCATAGCGGGATAACCAAACGCCGGGACGACTTTTTTTATAATATTTCAAAACGCTTTGAGGCAATCCGGATACCATGTGACGGTACTGCTCGATCTGTTGGTCGGAAATATCGCCGTCATCAACAATCAGCAGTTCTACAGCCGTATGCTCCAATTGCTGCTGTACTGCAATAGATTGTATACAGCGTGTCAGGTCTTCGATCCGGTTGCGGGTACAAATGATGATGGAGACATCGGACATGCCATTACCTCCTGTGTGTGTATCCAGATGCTTTGGAAGAGATATTCAAAGTTTTTCCAATTGCTGGATTATATATGTTTATTGTATCTTTGACAGCGTTTTAGTGTATATACCTCTTTTGTATACTTTTTCAGTCTCCAAAAGGGTAGACAATCCTCTAAAAAGAGAAAAAAAATAGGATTGGCTTCTAGTGCCAATCCTGATTTACCCTTGGAAGTCCAGAAACAACGTCGCATTCACATACCTACGTGCCATGGACAAAAAATAACTATTTTGCACCGCTACTGCTGCCACCAGCAAAGTATTACGCACCGCTTCACACTGGTTAGGGGTCAAATGCTGTAAACGACTGGTGTATTGATCAGCCGCCTGAACCAGCAGCTCCTCTGTCGCACCTTCTTGACGCTGCTGTCCTGTAATGGAATTTCCGTTGTCCTTTGCATAGCCTGCTCCAGCAACATCGAGCATTTGGTCTCCATTCGCATCCAGCTCCTCAAACAAAGTTGAATAGGCAGCGTACAAATCGACCGGCTGAATCAGATCGTCCGTATCATCTTCGGGTTGTTGGAACAGGATATGAAATAGCTGACGGATGGATTCAAAATCAAGACATGATTTTAAATCTTCCACAATGAGCAATATAGCTGCCTGGTTGACCGAGTATTTTTTGCCGATCTTCGGAGCGCCGAGAAATTCCTTGAAGTCACGTTTGACCCAATTTTGCATAGAGGCCAGTGAGACATGGCTGTATTCGACCAGTTGACCCAGGGAAACGATCTCCTGTAGCGAAAAGGCTGCGCTGTGCTTACCCTTTATAATTTTATCTAGCACAGGTGTCACGTCGGTGTATAAAAATGTCGGCATCGTGCTCCCGGAGCGGGCAAGATGGCTATGAGTGCGCCTCCAGGCGTCCTGAAGAACGGCAAAAGGCTGCAATTCGCGGCGACCTTCCATGGCCAGCAGCAAATGGGCCATATCACGACGAGTAAGGGTAAAAGACTCCATCTGCTTTCCTCCCTTTCTTACATTTCAAGTTCATTTGAACTCATCATACGCCCTCAAACTAGGCTTGTAAAGCGAAGCAATGAGCCGTGCGGGTTCTATTATGCCTTATTTTTCGTGTAAATTGGAGGTAGGTGACCTGCTACGATTCCATATGAACCTTGTATATTTCCTTTTAAGTTCTTAAAATAAGTTCAAGTGAACTTAAAATGGAGTTCCTTAAAAAATTGAACGAAAAAGGGATGAGTGAAAATTATATGGGTATAGGTGTCAGTCTATTTTTGTTTGCGGTGTTGATTTTATTTAGTGCTTTCTTCGTGGCTACCGAGTTTGCGATTATTAAAATCCGTTCCAGCCGGGTCGATCAGCTGGTCGTGGAGAACCGTAAAAACGCACTGGCGCTACAAAAAGTCGTCAATAATCTGGACGGCTACCTGTCCGCCTGTCAGCTTGGTATTACGATTACAGCGTTGGGACTCGGCTGGCTCGGTGAACCGACCGTAGTCAAATTGCTGGAGCCTATCTTTCAACAGCTCAACATCAATGGGGATTTTTCACATATCCTGGCCTTTATTATTTCATTCGTCATTGTAACTTACCTGCACGTGGTGATCGGTGAACTGGCTCCCAAAACATTGGCGATCCGCAAAGCGGAAGCTGTCAGTCTGTTAACCTCTCCAGTCATCGTGTGGTTTAACCGGATTATGTATCCGTTTATTTGGCTCCTTAACGGATCGGCCAATCGTCTGGTTCGTCTGTTTGGTCTTCAACCGGCTAGTGAGCATGAAGAAGCACACTCTCAGGAAGAAATTCAGATCATTTTGTCCGAAAGCGTGGAAAGTGGTAAGATCAATAACACCGAATATGGCTACGTAAATCGTATCTTTGCTTTTGACGAGACCGTTGCCAAAGAAATTATGGTGCCACGTACAGATATGGTATGCTTGTTTACGAATCGCTCGCTACAAGAAAACATGCTGACTATTCACGAAGAGCAGTATACCCGTTTTCCGGTGGCGACAGATAGCAAGGATCAGATCATTGGTATGATTAATACCAAACAGCTATTCCTTGAGTATGATCGCAATCCCGAGCTTGTTTTCGACAGCCTGATTCAACCGATCTTGACCGTTCCGGAAGTTATCCCCGTCAACACGCTGCTGAAACGTATGCAGAAGGAGCAGGTTCATATTGCTCTCCTGGTCGATGAATACGGTGGAACCTCCGGCCTCATTACCATTGAGGACATTTTGGAGGAGATTGTTGGCGAAATTCGGGACGAATTCGATAAGGATGAACGGAAGGAAATCGAGAAACTGACGGAGAACAGTTATTTGATGGATGGTAAAGTGATGCTTTCCGATCTGAGTGATCTGACTGGCTTGACATTGGACAATGAAGACGTGGATACTGTCGGAGGGTGGGTGTATAGCCGGGTTCCGGAACCTAGACAGGGCAAGGAATTCATAGAAGATGATGTGAAATTTATC
This window contains:
- a CDS encoding polysaccharide pyruvyl transferase family protein encodes the protein MPNLHPMAKLKNKLSVILDVVPQGSNIIYVDYPVYNNGGDVLIMKGTEAFFKDNGIRVRARYSAMDIPDRLQIPGDWIIVCHGGGNFGDLYSNHQNLRERIVRDFPNHRIVIMPQTIHFQSEQKANEVAALFNAHPDLHMFVRDTRSYQWAKDKLNQCSITLCPDMAHQLWPLKPTTETVKDVLYFLRTDIETVGGQKKFDDEADAAHRLDWDTLFTPLEVKGIVYFQKFYRLDKKIGGPLPTRTFWYKYTDHLMNKAVTLFSSYREVRTSRLHGHILACLLDMPHVVIDNSYGKNSQYYNTWTQPNPKAQLFSEAPSALEQPS
- a CDS encoding lipopolysaccharide biosynthesis protein — encoded protein: MSTWTAARKVFTGDSLAKTIMRTSFNNFFVLIVTTLTSILTARMLGVEGKGELAAVLFWPTLIGSVLSFGLPTSLIYNIKKKTGTTEELLALSLWIQLPASLLAGAVAWICMPLWLNGYGADIIQLSQLYCAAAIPLAVLTALTTALSQGLDRFSVYNGLLFYYPLLNFIGLVTLWLMGLLNVQLAGAVNFAASFLALVWAFLRLRKYMNVRAFRPFTSRQVLRPYYSYGARVYGMELMGTLSTQTDKIVIVALLSPKAFGLYSVVYALSRVFNVVQNAVTNVTFPKVTGMEHSKIVETVGRAFRISMAAMLIVIVPALFIGRYMLGLLYGPAFLEASLTFYLLSLECIIGGGSWILASAFNALGRPGLVLFRQIVAYAITVGLFFICTPIFGLDGIAIALLVGACVRLAFSLFSFPMFFNVPLSRIIFDKNDITFVIQTIQKKRRKGELKDAEFASHG
- a CDS encoding hemolysin family protein, with product MEFLKKLNEKGMSENYMGIGVSLFLFAVLILFSAFFVATEFAIIKIRSSRVDQLVVENRKNALALQKVVNNLDGYLSACQLGITITALGLGWLGEPTVVKLLEPIFQQLNINGDFSHILAFIISFVIVTYLHVVIGELAPKTLAIRKAEAVSLLTSPVIVWFNRIMYPFIWLLNGSANRLVRLFGLQPASEHEEAHSQEEIQIILSESVESGKINNTEYGYVNRIFAFDETVAKEIMVPRTDMVCLFTNRSLQENMLTIHEEQYTRFPVATDSKDQIIGMINTKQLFLEYDRNPELVFDSLIQPILTVPEVIPVNTLLKRMQKEQVHIALLVDEYGGTSGLITIEDILEEIVGEIRDEFDKDERKEIEKLTENSYLMDGKVMLSDLSDLTGLTLDNEDVDTVGGWVYSRVPEPRQGKEFIEDDVKFIIREMGKNRIRRVEIILHHTSPASELEAESDTSSRE
- a CDS encoding DUF1836 domain-containing protein, producing MESFTLTRRDMAHLLLAMEGRRELQPFAVLQDAWRRTHSHLARSGSTMPTFLYTDVTPVLDKIIKGKHSAAFSLQEIVSLGQLVEYSHVSLASMQNWVKRDFKEFLGAPKIGKKYSVNQAAILLIVEDLKSCLDFESIRQLFHILFQQPEDDTDDLIQPVDLYAAYSTLFEELDANGDQMLDVAGAGYAKDNGNSITGQQRQEGATEELLVQAADQYTSRLQHLTPNQCEAVRNTLLVAAVAVQNSYFLSMARRYVNATLFLDFQG
- a CDS encoding glycosyltransferase family 2 protein, whose amino-acid sequence is MLSLSIALCTRNRVDDLTRCINSIAIGGAPEACETELWIIDDGELPKHVLERYERQLGRAGITYRYHRKEQPGLWLSRVKTAELAQGDIILFLDDDVELPSNYLNELMRTYEAYPQAAGVGGIAQGMSNSFMGTIRCLLSFQQSLSKGRLSLSGQSGSMYNWHKAKKTFRTQFFHGCNMSFRREAIRGLEPVSWLQSYSVGEDLLLSRIAMKSGPLYINPALTLLHHESPSSRDNMEQVTYMRVMNHIHLLREEGSGPIGYAALYWTTLYQILREKPKKNHTAIQGYRRALKAIFSSPKEPVGGGQLPERNSKKTVG
- a CDS encoding glycosyltransferase family 2 protein, whose amino-acid sequence is MSDVSIIICTRNRIEDLTRCIQSIAVQQQLEHTAVELLIVDDGDISDQQIEQYRHMVSGLPQSVLKYYKKSRPGVWLSRYEALSLVRYDIVLYFDDDAELDDKLYIRRLLDTYDQDETIVGVGGIAKGLHSSRAGKLLGVLTFQMSSSLGKLSPSSLAGSLLRWGEATEVFDTEFFHGCNMSFRRDALRDMKPYPWMTSYAVADDLYMCQLASRYGKLVINPDLTIIHHESPSSRDKAGKVAKATAINHYYFLALKKAGVIQYGALLWTLSYLMLKETLRRNFNAADGYKQGVLFILNPRKQKYNEYLGPAVQ